In Monodelphis domestica isolate mMonDom1 chromosome 1, mMonDom1.pri, whole genome shotgun sequence, the sequence tccttccaacctgggctgtatccactgagcaacctacctGCCCTCATCCATTTGTTTTGATGGTTCATTAAAGCAGGTTTCTTCCTAGATTCAagggttaaactagatgacttcttTTGGTCCTTCCTATCTTTATAATTCCATTTCATGGCCTCTTTGTTCTAAGCATCATCTTGAGAAACCTCACACCAAATGCCAAATATCCTCCAAGGAAATACCCATGGTTTCAGGGCAAATCCTTTGGAAATAAGTGAAATTCTCTCTACTGCCATGACTCCTTGGTTGAACAGGTTTTATTGACTAGCTATGGGCATTTCATATGCTTAATAAGGAATAAGATAGCTGGCATGGCACAATACCTTCTTCTGATACCTATTGGCTGGGTGAGCAGGGGGTGGTTAATGATACTCTCAGTGTCCCAGGTAACTCTCTGAGACCATGAGTTGCCAAGAAAGTACACTGGTCCAGAGACAACTAGgcaacacaatggatagagtgcaagacttagagtcaagaggacttgggttcaaatgtggcctcagacccttcctagctgtgtggacaagtcatttaatcccaattgcctggtccttgccttctgccttggagttgatcatctgtgtattaattccaagagagaaagtaaagatttaaaaaaatagaaagtggatTGGCCCAGTCTCTGTACCAATGAAGTCACAGTCCTAGCCCCTATCTGCCTCGCTTCCTGAGCGCTAGGCTCTTCTTTTTCATTGTGTCTGCACCACTTTCTGGCCCAAAGTTGCCTTCCAGCCCCACAACTAGATCCTAGAGAGTTTTCTAAGGCTCCTACAAGCAAACTGCAAGGCCAAAGAGAGGAATGTCAGGGAAGCATCTTTTGAtagtagggaaaggaagggagtctCCCCACTCCTGGACCTTCTTCACATTACAGTTCCCCTAAAGGGAACATGGAGCAGAGACAGCCCTTGAAGAATTTTTGACTCAGGATTAAACATGTTGGAAACAACCTGGAAATAGCATAAATGAATGGCTTCTAAGAAAACAAGGTTTTTTTATGAGCCTGGTTAAGGGGCTCTGCCACAAGAATGCTGGGAAGAGATGTTTAGATGATGGCCTTACTGATGAGATCAAACCATCTATAAAGTATTTCccaggaagacctggctttgaATTTTAGCTCAGGCacttatctgtatgaccctggtcaagtcacttagcatcCCTAGGTCtctttcttgatctgtaaaatgaggcctTTAAAtctttaattctatgatcctcatctgtagaatgcaGAGGTTGGACccaagatggcctctgaggtccctttctagCTTGAAATCTATGACCCCATGATCCTACAGTCCTTTCTTTCACATTCTCTTTACAAACTGATAACTGAAGGCTGGAAGCCACAGCAGCTTTTAAGCTGAATCTTCTTAATCTGACAACAGTTAATTTTTGACATCCTAGGCTTTGACCTCATGAAAGTAGCTGGGAAAAGGTTTCAGCAAGGCATAATGATTTGCTATTGTCAACATAACCCCTCTTGGATCCTGGGATAGGTATGTGCTCACCTGTGCAGCCACCTCTGGGGTAGGACCATCTGCATCACCAGCTGAGACAGAGTAGATAGATAGctacagagaggcagacagaccaAGATACAGatccagagagacagaaagacaaacagagacagagaaagacagatacaGACAATAGACAGGTAGTTATATAGAGAGGCaggcagaaacagagatagaTATGAGGGTAGATAGTTaaatagagataaagaaacagagggacAAAGATAGAGACACATATCTGTAGATATAGACATATAGGCAGGTAGATAGGTATAAATataaagggatagagagagagataggcagGAAGATTGGTAGATATagataggtagaaagatagacagagaaaggcagagatagaGCTATATATGTAGGTAAATAGGTagggatacagagacagagatagagacagatttAGATGTAGGCAGGTAGATAAAGACAGAAATGgagacagaaataaagacagaggTAGGTAgattagatggatggatggatagttagagagagacaaatagaaataatcagATAAATAGAAACAGACAGACAATAGGCATAAATATGTAGGTAGATAGGGAAATagagaaacatagaaataaataGCATACCTGTTTATAGATAGAACACCTataaatagagatagaaatagatgCACAGAGCTATATATACAtaagtaggtagataggtagagagagagagagaatgaaggggaggagatagaaagagagagatggggtggggagagggagggagggagagtcgGGGGgagagagataggcagagacagagagaaaaagagagatggggggagggagagagacagagacagagagagagagacagagagagacagagaacacaTTTATTACCATAtcctgaagagagaaaaaaggcaaaatatgcTCCCTACTCAAGAAGAGGTTACATTCTACTAGGTGAAGACAATACctaaaagagaagcaaaatggggggggggtgttggagATGGGAAGAATTCTGAGAGTCGGGAGAGTCAGGGGAAGCATGGCTATTTGGCACTTCTTCAAAATGGATGTTCCTGGAGGAATTCACCCATCAGAGAAGATAACTTTACAGCTAGAGGCATTTTCCAGGGAGTGAAGACTGATGCCCATAGAGGAAGTGATGTCCATAGAATCAGGAATAGAATGGGAGAGAAGTGAAGGAGGGAGCATGGCTGGCTTGGGCACTAAGTTGAGAACTGTCCTTTTGCTGGTTTTTCCTTTGGCTGCTTTGAGTAGGATTCTAGAACTATGAAATgtttgagctggaaggaaccatagAGATCACCTCATTTAGCCACTCCATTaacagataaggaatctgagtcCTGGAGGGGCAAAATAATTTGCCCCTAGTTATGCACTTAGGTAGCTAAAGCAGGGCTAGAATTTGGGTTTTCTGACTCCCCCAGGTCCTGAGCTAGTTAGATGTAAAGTTCAGGGAAgcactgtggtataatggaaagggcTCTCTGGCTTTGACCTCattgggctggatttgaatcctggattcAGTACACAGAAGACTTAGATTGAGTCTGtttgcctttctcttctctaaaatgttggagttggactagatgatgcctgagatcccttccaatccTAGCTACATGCCTCTGTATTCTGTATGTACATGCACATTTAGAGATGGGGAGCAACTCTGGGCACTTTCATTCAgaggaggaaaactgaggcttaggctTAGTGACAAGAAATGACTGGTTCATGGTCGCCCAGTGGGTAGCAAATCTGCATATCTAACTGGTATTTTTTCCATTATGCTACATTGCTCAAACCTACCTGGAATAATACAGGAAATTTTTCTCCCCTAGGAGATTTTTCAGGCTCCTTCACTGAAATGATAATTTTAGTAGGAGCCAGGAACAACCCTCCCACAGCCAGCATCCTTTCTCCCCCCACTGTCTATCAAACCCTGTAGCACCTCTGAAGGGAGTCAGCAGATGCTTCCAGACAGGCATCATCTGACAGGCTGGGGCTCCCACCTCATCACTCCCAAGCTAAGAATCTTCTGGCCAGGTTGATCAGTCAAtcagcatctattaagcacctaccatggtcaggcactatgctaagccctgagggctgcaaagaaaggtaaaggaTAGTACCTGATGTCAAGGAGGTCACAGTTTAATGGGAGAGATAATACAAATTTATCCTATGTAtagaatgaattggaaataatcaacagaggggagGCATCAGAATTAAGGGGgatgggaaaggtttcctgtagaagatgggattttagcttgAACTTTGAGGAAGCtggagaagccaggaggcagagaattCCAGGCACTGGGGACAATCAGTAAGAACATCCAAagttggggtagctaggtggcttatttgattgagagctaggcctggagatgggaaatcctaggttcaaatatgacctcagacatttcctagctgtgtgaccctggacaagtcacttcaccctcattactcagtccttgctgctcttctgtctttgaaccaatacacagtattgattgtaagatggaaggtaagtgttttgaggggaaaaaagaaaatgttcaaagtcaggagatggagtttgAAACAGGCTCCTAAAGCCCAAGGGGGAGGGTAGTTGACCAGGTAGAAGCCTTCAGTTTGAGCCCTGAAGGAGTACCTGGAGCTAGGCCTCCAGGAcctgatttttgttgttcagttatgtcagGCTCTTTGTGCCTCCATAGctgttcatggggttttcttagcaaggattctagatttagagccagactCTGGAGCTGCCAAGTACAaccctccttattttacatagagacagaggtcctgagaattaagtgagttgcccaggattacaaaactagtaaatgtacaattcaggatttgaatttggctCTTCCTGAAGCCAAATCTCACACATCCAATTTCAATACCTTTGCTATTCAGttatgtctaattcttcatgaccccatttggggttttcttggcaaacagaatggagtggtttgctatatTCCTTACAGAGGCGGGGTGCTCTATCCCAGTGATCTCCTCGGAGTCTGGCTACTGTTCGCCAGCAATGGGGAGCCCCCTGCTGCCTTTTCTGGAGTAGTAGGAGGTGCCGCCATGGACGTCGACTGTTCACCCTCCTTAATCCAGGTCAGAGCTGTGCTTTGGTGGCTGCTCATCGAGAAGTCCGTGTTTGCAGAAGTTTCTCCGCTCGTTTTCTCTTCTCGGGACCTCAAAGGGCCCCTGAGCCAGGCAGGAACCTCCAGAGGTCAAATCCATCCGCCTGTCACCCGCTGTCCCTCTGCGTAGTCCCGGCCGGCCAAATGCGCACCTGTTacatctccttcctctttcttcttcctccttctcccccagcCCAATTCCCTCTTCCGATCGGTGCAGAAAGACTCTCCCCCGAACCCGAACCTGGCAGCCAAGGCACGTTCTTTGTTCTCCGACCCCTCCGGAGGGGACTTCAACACCCGGATGGTCTCCGAAACCAGCAGCCCCCAGAAGTCCCTCCGGACAGCTCCGGCAGTGGCCCCGCCCCCAGGCCGCCCCTCCCCTGCCGGTTCCCCTCGGACCCGGCACCCGCAGACCAGCGCCAGCAACCTGCACCTCCCCCAGGACCCAGCCGCGGCCAAGGCCCTGGCCACAGCGGGAGAGGAGCCGGGGATCGTGACCCATGAACAGTTCAAGGCAGCCCTCAGGATGGTGGTGGACCAAGGCGACCCCCGACTGCTGCTGGAGAGCTACGTGAAAATCGGGGAAGGCTCCACGGGCATCGTCTGCCTGGCCCGGGAGAAGCACTCGGGCCGCCAGGTGGCCGTCAAGATGATGGACTTGAGGAAGCAGCAACGCCGGGAACTGCTCTTCAACGAGGTGCCCGGGAAGGGGGGAGACGGTGGGAGTGCGATCAGGAGCGGGATCTGCAAACCAGGGGTGCCCCTTCCCCTAAATGTCCCACTGAGAGAGCCCGGGGCCCTCCCACTCACAGGGGCTCCCCTGCTTCCCCAGGTGGTGATCATGAGAGATTACCAGCACGTCAACGTGGTGGAGTTATACAAGAGCTACCTGGTGGGGGAAGAGCTGTGGGTCCTGATGGAGTTTCTGCAGGGGGGCGCCCTCACCGACATCGTGTCCCAAGTCAGGTACGTGTGGAAACTCCAAACCGTCCTAGACTTTCCAAAAGTCTGACTTTGCTGTCCATGTAGGGGCCAACCAGAGGCACCCTAACTAACCCTGGGTTCCTAGGGGAGCacaacacacacatatgcacacccTTACCTCTAGGGATGTCCCCTAACTGCCTGATGCTGCCCATTGGGCACTTGGTGAAACTGAGACCCACTGAAAGAAAGGGACATCCTAGGAGAAGAGCATAAAAGTCAATTTCAATCTTTAGCCTCTAAACCTCGACCTGAGTCAGGAGCCAGCTTGAAAGAGCTCACTTTGTTCTGCCCTGAGACCTTGGGATCCAACCGTGGGAGGAGGCTGGTTCTGCCCTACCTGACTGCCCTCACTTCTGCTATCTCCTCCCCAAAGCTAGTCCCACTGAGGCTCTTTTCCCTACCTGCAGGCTGAATGAGGAGCAGATTGCCACTGTGAGTGAATCCGTCCTGCAAGCCCTCGCTTACCTGCACTCTCAGGGTGTCATCCACCGAGACATCAAGAGTGACTCCATACTCCTGACCCTTGATGGAAGGGTAGGTCCCTTCTCTGGCTTTCTCCATCACAGCCTGCCATTCCACATTCCCACTCCCCTCTGTCTGGCATGGcgctccctcctcttttcttgaTGCCTTTCCATCTTCTAATCAGCCCCTCACCCTCTGTCTTGTCTTCTCTCCTCCACTAGGTGAAACTCTCCGACTTTGGATTCTGTGCTCAGATCAGCAAAGATGTTCCCAAAAGGAAGTCCCTGGTTGGAACGCCCTACTGGATGGCTCCAGAGGTGATCTCAAGGTCTCCATACACAACTGAGGTAACTTCACCTACTGCTTTCTTCATTGAGTATAGTTTTGATGGAGACTTGCTCTCTGGACCTTAGAAACATCTCTCCTCAAAGTCCTCCCACACCTTCCACTACATTTTGTCCACTTGTTGACAAAGGCGTTGGTCTCCATGATGTCCAAGTTCTCTTCCATCTCAAGATCTCTCTATGGCTAGGGAGTAGGGATTTATGCATATGGACAAATACTTTCCAGGGTTCCTATGGAATAATTTTGGCCTCTCTCTCATGCATCCACCTTGGCTGTTGCCATTGAATGCCCTTCATTCCCCCAATATTCCTAGTTTTAATATTCTTATAGCTACCACCCAATCCCTCTTAGGTCTCTTGAGGCAGCAAGGTGTAGCAAATAAGAttctggacttagagtcaggaagacttaggttcaaatcttgccctagACACTTTCAAACTACTTTCAAactgatcctgggcaaataatttagccTGTCTaggattcattttcctcatctgttaaaaaaaaaaacaagggggcagctgggtagttcagtggattgagagccaggcctagacacgggaggttctaggttcaaatctggctgcagatacttcccagttgtgtgaccctggacaagtcacttgacccccattgcctagctcttactactcttctgccttggaaccaatacacagtattgattccaagacggaaggtgggagtttaaaaaaaaaaaaactggattcattgatctctaaggttctttctagctctacatttattatctttccccatCCCTCTTCATCATTTCCAACTGGACATTCTGGGACTTGGCTGCTATTTCAtggcaatctctctctctctctcccccattgacctattttaaacttccttttttgttttcttatttaaaaataagttccgtatttatttttaacattcatttgacatcttaattctttccttccttctagtcCTTCCCCTATCCATTCAGAAGGCAAGCAACATGATATCAATTATGCGTGTGAAATCATGAAGAACACATTTCTGTATTAGCCATCTCATAGTAATTTATCTAAAGGAGAAGAGGAGTAGGGGTCAAGAGCTCTCACCTTTCCCTTGCTTGAATTAGTCCACAGCAGCTGCAGATATGACCTCTGGGGACAGTTCTTCTCTTTCCTGAGGGTCAGGCTGAGAACTCTACACAGTAGTCCCTTAGTCGGCATAGATGGCTGACTGATGAGCTGGCTCACTAAGGATAGGGAGATCTAGTGGAGGGGAAGCACTGATATACATTCTATTTCTATAGGTGGATATCTGGTCTCTGGGCATCATGGTGATTGAGATGGTGGATGGAGAGCCCCCATATTTCAGCGACTCTCCAGTGCAAGCTATGAAGAGGCTCCGGGATAGCCCCCCACCCAAACTGAAAAACTCTCACAAGGTCAGTAAGTCTTTACAGCTTGCCCTGTGGTCCATGTATACCATTCTGCATCTAAAGGGGCAGGGCCCAGGACTCAAACACAGTTAGCCCTTTGGCACAGAAACCACACAGTTTGGGTATATATGGAAAGACTTTCCTTTATCCACAGAGACTGAAGCTACAAACATTCAAGCCATGGGGCTATGACAACATCCCCCAGTTTTCCACCATTATCAGGCCCCACCTGAAGTAGAGTCACTCAACTCACCAAGACCCTTAAGTTAATAAAATGTCAGGGTTTTGAATGAGTGAGGAGAGAAGCCAGGCAAGTAAGAGGTGAGAGCTCCAGAACCTAGGAAAGATGTACAAGTTATCTGTGCAAAGGGAAATGTGGAAGAGAACTGAGAGAAAAGTGTGAGTGAATGAATtctggattgggagtcagaagatatgagttcaaattctgcatcaTCTGTCACCTTGAACATTAAATGATTAACAAAGACATCGGACTCCATGGTTTCTAAAGCTTCTTCCGTCTCAAGATCTCTCTATGACTAGGGAGTACGAATTTATGCCTATGGACAAATACTTTCTAGAGTTCCTACAGTACAGTGCAAAGGTTCCCAGACTATACCATCAAATCTCTATCCAATACCATTGCTAATAGCAAAGCCAGAGTCTCCCCCAGATCAATATTTTAACCAATAAGTGACAGAATAGCCAAATGAGAGGAGAACCTTGGGAGCAGATTAAGACTGAGGTAATATAAGAAAAACTAATCACAGGAGCAAAATGCTGACTGaaaaaataaagggggaataaataaatacaaaagaagtaAATGCAGGAAAACTCagatgccaggtctggagtcaggaaagctccTCTTCttaagttcatatctggcctcagacgcttacttactagctatgtgaccttgggcaaatcacttcacactacttgcctcagtttcctcatctgtcacatgagctggagaaggaaatggcaaactgctctaatatctttaccaagaaaacttcaaaatggggtcagaaagatttGGGTGTGACTaaaaaggactgaacaaaaaGAAACCTTTTAACCTTCATTGCAAATAGGTTAAACAACCCGATAAAACcagaggaaaagttggaaaggaTCAGAAAACTAGCAATTTGCTGCATTCAAGAATGtatcagttatgtctgattcttttttttaaataatattttatttgatcatttccaagcattattcattaaagacaaagatcattttcttttcttccccccctcatcccccatagccgacacgtgattccactgggtatcacatgtgttcttgatttgaacccattgccatgttgttagtatttgcattagagtgttcctttagagtctctcctctgtcatgtcccctcaactgctgtagtcaggcatttgcttttcctcggtgtttctatttccacagttacGTCTGattcttaatgaccccatttgaggttttcttggcaaaaatattggagtggtttgccatttccttctccagtttacttTAAGATgtggaaataaagacaaaatatggttaagtgacttgcccagggtcacacagctaggatgtagctgaggccagatttgaactcagtttttcctgactccgggccagatgctttatccactatgcttcctagctgccctATACAAAAGAAGCATGCCTTAAAAACAGACCTTTTTATTCAAAATTCATACTAGTAATTACCAGCAATTTATACCTGCCTGGCTATCAGGAAATAAGACTGCAATGCCACACTGACACCTTGTGGCTGGAAGAAGAAAccggggaggagagaagagaggggaccAGCGTTGGCCCTGCCTCAGCAACTCTGAGATAGATGCATGATGCCATGGCTGGTTGGTTGCTGTCCTTTGTATTTGAAAATGAGATTGACATCACTACGTCAGGGTCAACGTACACTGTGTACACTGTGGCTGCTCGGAAGGTACAAAGAGCCCGTATGAACAGCTGGGATGGAGCTGTCTCTACATCTACACATCTCATGTCTCTGGAGTGACTGCAGTGATGACAGCTGACCGCAGAGCATTCCTTAGTTCTTGGATTTACCCATTGCTGGTCTCCAGGATTTGGCATGGGGCTCAGGCACCTCAAACAAGTCTCCTTCTAAAGAGTCAGAGGTGTAGGGTTTTttaacccctactttctgtctttgtaacaattttttaacctttttaaaattttatcttttttagaatatttttccatgattcatgttctttccctccccagttCCTGgagctgacgagcaattccactcgtttatatatgtcttattttagcaacaattctaaggcagaagagc encodes:
- the PAK6 gene encoding serine/threonine-protein kinase PAK 6, with amino-acid sequence MFRKKKKKRPEISAPQNFQHRVHTSFDPKEGKFVGLPPQWQNILDTLRRPKPVVDPSRITRVQLQPMKTVVRGSTIEVEGYISGLLNDIQKLSVISSNTLRGRSPPSRRRAQSLGLLGDDRWGPDTDMYLQSPQPERADSYGIYLNCNGGAKAGRRQTAWPEFQAEQAPPNGLVMKAQSLGPAEFQGAAQRCLQLTSCLPSPPLGPSPGLPSNKSGKAGRQNPEDRRPQSCLVGPAGGRPGGEGSPSPKAQEAGLRNKLFRSMFISDGGGGKPAPAAKSKPNSLFRSVQKDSPPNPNLAAKARSLFSDPSGGDFNTRMVSETSSPQKSLRTAPAVAPPPGRPSPAGSPRTRHPQTSASNLHLPQDPAAAKALATAGEEPGIVTHEQFKAALRMVVDQGDPRLLLESYVKIGEGSTGIVCLAREKHSGRQVAVKMMDLRKQQRRELLFNEVVIMRDYQHVNVVELYKSYLVGEELWVLMEFLQGGALTDIVSQVRLNEEQIATVSESVLQALAYLHSQGVIHRDIKSDSILLTLDGRVKLSDFGFCAQISKDVPKRKSLVGTPYWMAPEVISRSPYTTEVDIWSLGIMVIEMVDGEPPYFSDSPVQAMKRLRDSPPPKLKNSHKASPVLRDFLERMLIRDPLDRATAQELLDHPFLLQTGLPECLVPLIQLYRKRTSTC